A portion of the uncultured Draconibacterium sp. genome contains these proteins:
- a CDS encoding HAMP domain-containing sensor histidine kinase produces MKKIKFEYRITILYLLIGGFWIIFSDKFLLTITGDRELLTELQTYKGWFYVATTSFLLFLLLKSHLKKLRKAESEAKKSNELKTAFLQNISHEIRTPMNSIIGFSDVLNSQKLSEKQIKQFLAIIRNSSNQLLYVVDELLEISMLETKNVKVHHDTFLLNKLIDEVDEAFSSMVKNEIKFKVEKGLSDNESHVVTDSGKLRLIIMNLLHNANKYTASGSIKLSYILKDEMLIFTVEDTGIGIEADKQEYIFTRFQKAHDEKNETYDGVGLGLAICKGNINLLNGDIGFSTVTGKGSVFYFRIPYVRATQ; encoded by the coding sequence ATGAAGAAAATAAAATTTGAATACCGAATTACGATACTTTACCTTTTAATTGGAGGGTTTTGGATTATTTTCTCGGACAAGTTTTTACTTACTATAACCGGCGATCGCGAGCTGTTAACCGAATTACAAACCTACAAAGGATGGTTTTATGTGGCAACCACATCATTCCTGCTTTTTCTGCTGTTAAAATCACATCTTAAGAAATTGCGTAAAGCCGAGTCGGAGGCAAAAAAAAGCAACGAACTTAAAACGGCGTTTTTACAAAATATCTCGCACGAAATCAGAACTCCGATGAATAGCATTATCGGATTTTCAGATGTTCTAAACTCACAAAAACTAAGTGAAAAACAAATAAAACAATTTCTTGCCATTATTCGAAACAGCTCGAACCAGCTGCTTTATGTTGTAGATGAATTACTTGAAATTTCGATGTTGGAAACCAAAAATGTGAAAGTTCACCACGATACTTTTTTACTCAACAAACTGATTGATGAAGTTGACGAGGCATTTTCGTCGATGGTTAAAAATGAGATAAAGTTTAAAGTGGAGAAAGGACTCAGTGATAATGAAAGCCATGTTGTAACCGATTCAGGGAAACTGCGTTTGATAATTATGAATTTACTACATAACGCGAATAAATATACCGCATCGGGCAGTATAAAGCTAAGTTATATACTTAAAGATGAGATGTTGATTTTTACAGTTGAAGACACCGGAATTGGTATTGAAGCAGATAAACAAGAATATATTTTTACACGTTTTCAGAAAGCACACGACGAAAAAAATGAAACATACGATGGTGTGGGCTTGGGTCTTGCCATTTGCAAAGGCAATATAAATCTGCTAAACGGCGATATTGGATTTTCTACAGTAACCGGAAAAGGATCTGTGTTCTATTTTCGTATTCCTTACGTTCGTGCTACTCAATAA
- a CDS encoding OmpA family protein — protein MKQVKLAVFFIIIIFLSGCGSAKHGRDALLSQDIGEYYKAIDKYRKARKKEKNREKRIEYAFQLAECYRAIGMYDYAAQNYKFAIRLGYDDTEALLHYADMLRITQKYEEAYETYRTYLDSVPGDQRALDGVEAMQKTQEWVANPTRHIINPIKEINSRESDFSPVFVGGRDNEIFFTSSREASTGRKESMITGQKYTDIYRATFDIQRQKWEKPKLLDENLIINTGDEEGAVTLSSTGEEMIFTRCRYDKSQPMGAELYSTSQSRGSWSGPIKLQIVGDSIIAAHPALSADGMEIYFVSDMPGGQGGKDIWKATIEGGSYGRPVNLGPVINTAGDEMFPFVRDNGELYFASNGHIGQGGFDLYHAHKNEDNIWIIENMGSPMNSPADDFGIAFVTGENKGMFTSNRKGSRGDDIYSFVVPPKVYQIEIDVFNKETASHLDGSTMRVIGTDGTNLKVRARGGRFKMKLKPETEYVFAAFKDGFLRDKAAVNTIGMEDSKDFRFTMNLTPTDAPIRVDNINYEFGSWELLESSKVALDTLVEILVFNPTITIELMAHTDHVGSDQFNFDLSQKRAQSVVDYLIEKGINPDRLVAKGYGETWPKAVTRKLADQYDFLKRGDELTEEFITKLPEAQQEIANSINRRTEFRVLSTDFIERFDAEPER, from the coding sequence ATGAAGCAGGTTAAACTAGCTGTTTTTTTTATTATAATCATATTTTTAAGTGGGTGCGGCTCGGCTAAGCACGGGCGCGATGCTCTGTTGTCGCAGGATATTGGCGAATATTACAAAGCCATTGATAAATACCGTAAGGCGAGAAAAAAAGAAAAGAACCGTGAAAAACGAATCGAATATGCATTTCAGTTGGCCGAATGTTATCGGGCTATAGGAATGTATGATTATGCCGCCCAGAATTACAAGTTTGCCATTCGTTTGGGATATGATGATACCGAAGCACTGTTGCATTATGCCGATATGTTGCGGATTACACAAAAGTATGAAGAGGCTTACGAAACGTACAGGACATACCTTGATTCGGTTCCCGGCGATCAACGCGCACTGGATGGTGTTGAAGCCATGCAAAAAACGCAGGAATGGGTGGCTAATCCAACACGACACATTATTAATCCGATAAAAGAAATAAACTCACGCGAGAGTGATTTTTCTCCTGTTTTTGTTGGCGGTCGCGACAACGAGATATTTTTTACTTCATCAAGAGAAGCGTCTACCGGCAGGAAGGAGAGTATGATAACGGGGCAAAAATACACCGATATCTACCGTGCAACTTTTGATATCCAGCGCCAGAAATGGGAAAAACCAAAATTGCTTGACGAGAACCTGATTATTAATACCGGTGATGAAGAAGGTGCTGTAACACTGAGTTCAACCGGTGAAGAGATGATTTTTACCCGCTGCCGATACGATAAATCGCAACCAATGGGAGCCGAACTTTATTCTACTTCGCAATCGCGCGGATCATGGTCGGGACCAATAAAACTGCAGATTGTTGGTGACAGTATTATTGCAGCTCATCCGGCTCTTAGCGCCGATGGAATGGAAATTTATTTTGTATCGGATATGCCCGGCGGACAGGGCGGAAAAGATATTTGGAAAGCAACAATTGAGGGTGGAAGTTATGGTAGGCCGGTAAATCTTGGCCCGGTTATAAATACTGCCGGCGACGAAATGTTTCCATTTGTACGTGATAACGGCGAGCTTTATTTTGCTTCGAATGGACACATCGGTCAAGGAGGTTTTGACCTTTATCATGCCCATAAAAACGAGGATAATATTTGGATAATTGAGAACATGGGGTCGCCAATGAATTCGCCTGCCGACGATTTTGGAATTGCCTTTGTTACAGGCGAGAATAAAGGAATGTTCACTTCAAACCGTAAAGGATCACGTGGCGATGATATTTACTCTTTTGTAGTACCACCAAAAGTTTATCAAATCGAAATCGATGTATTCAACAAGGAAACGGCATCGCATCTCGATGGGTCAACAATGCGTGTAATCGGAACAGATGGAACCAATTTAAAGGTGCGGGCGCGTGGCGGCCGGTTTAAAATGAAACTGAAGCCTGAAACGGAATATGTATTTGCGGCTTTTAAAGATGGTTTTTTACGCGATAAAGCAGCGGTGAATACCATTGGAATGGAAGACAGTAAAGATTTTCGCTTTACCATGAATCTGACTCCAACTGATGCACCGATAAGAGTTGATAACATTAATTACGAATTTGGCAGCTGGGAATTGCTTGAAAGCTCGAAAGTGGCCTTGGATACTTTGGTTGAGATATTGGTATTTAACCCAACAATTACCATTGAGCTGATGGCGCATACCGACCATGTGGGTAGCGATCAGTTTAACTTTGATCTGTCGCAAAAACGTGCACAAAGTGTAGTCGATTACCTGATTGAAAAAGGAATAAATCCGGATAGGTTGGTAGCTAAAGGATATGGCGAAACATGGCCAAAAGCTGTTACCCGAAAATTAGCCGATCAGTACGACTTTTTAAAACGTGGCGATGAACTTACCGAGGAGTTTATTACAAAACTGCCCGAAGCTCAGCAGGAAATTGCCAACAGTATTAATCGTAGAACCGAATTTAGAGTATTGTCCACTGACTTTATCGAACGTTTTGATGCGGAGCCAGAGCGTTAG
- a CDS encoding glutamine synthetase III: MAQFRFKALDEVLNRKPVEIEREDNLVSDYYGMLVFDQAKMKKYLSREAYKAVTDAVERGTIVDRKMADQVAQGMKAWAIENGATHYTHWFHPLTDGTAEKHDAFIVHGADGGVIESFSGTLLAQQEPDASSFPSGGIRQTFEARGYTAWDPSSPAFISETTLTIPTIFISYTGEALDYKTPLLRALNTVDKAATSVCQYFDKNVSRVTANLGWEQEYFLIDEALYMARPDLVLTGRTLMGHASSKDQQLDDHYFSSIPTRVNKFMQDVENEAYKLGIPVKTRHNEVAPNQFELAPIYEEANLANDHNQLCMDIMQKIARRHKFRILFHEKPFAGINGSGKHNNWSLSTDTGVNLYSPGKNPKSNLQFLTFVINTLKAVYDNQDLLRASILTASNQHRLGANEAPPSIISVFLGSEVSAMLDLMEEAVVDRKMTPDEKTALKLNIGRIPEIILDNTDRNRTSPFAFTGNRFEFRAVGSMANNASALIVLNTAVADQLKKFKAEVDSHIEKGVKKDEAIFQVLKTLIIDTKPIRFNGDGYSDDWVKEAEKRGLTNIGSVPESLAAYLREDYIELFKRNGIFNKSELEGRVEVEYEKFIMKVQIESRVLADIAINHIVPTAVEYQTMLLENVKNLKEVFPEDEFQSLAGGRLELIREVGSHISAIKAKRKEMIAARAKANKVEDVVERSKEYDKEVRPFLDEIRDHIDRLELIVDNEKWPLPKYRELLFVR; encoded by the coding sequence ATGGCACAATTTAGATTTAAAGCACTTGATGAAGTGCTTAACCGTAAGCCGGTAGAAATCGAACGCGAAGATAACCTGGTTTCCGATTACTACGGTATGTTGGTATTCGATCAGGCAAAAATGAAAAAATATTTGTCGCGCGAAGCATACAAAGCGGTTACCGATGCCGTTGAACGCGGAACAATAGTTGACCGTAAAATGGCCGACCAGGTAGCGCAGGGAATGAAAGCCTGGGCAATTGAAAACGGTGCAACCCACTACACGCACTGGTTTCATCCGTTAACTGACGGAACTGCTGAAAAACACGACGCATTTATTGTTCACGGTGCTGACGGTGGTGTTATCGAATCGTTCTCGGGTACATTGCTGGCACAGCAGGAACCTGATGCATCGTCGTTTCCCAGTGGCGGAATTCGCCAAACTTTCGAAGCAAGGGGCTACACAGCCTGGGATCCATCATCTCCGGCATTTATAAGCGAAACTACCTTAACAATTCCTACCATTTTTATTTCGTATACCGGCGAAGCGCTCGATTATAAAACACCGTTGCTGCGTGCGCTAAATACCGTTGATAAAGCTGCCACCAGCGTTTGTCAGTATTTCGATAAAAATGTGTCGCGTGTAACCGCAAATCTTGGTTGGGAACAAGAATATTTTCTGATTGATGAAGCATTGTATATGGCTCGTCCCGACCTGGTTTTAACCGGACGAACTTTGATGGGCCACGCATCATCTAAAGATCAGCAACTCGACGACCATTATTTCTCATCAATTCCAACACGCGTAAATAAATTTATGCAGGATGTTGAGAATGAAGCCTACAAACTGGGGATACCGGTAAAAACGCGCCATAACGAGGTGGCACCAAATCAATTTGAGCTGGCTCCGATTTACGAAGAAGCCAACCTGGCCAACGACCACAACCAGTTGTGTATGGATATTATGCAGAAAATTGCGCGCCGTCATAAATTCCGCATTCTTTTCCACGAAAAACCTTTTGCCGGAATTAACGGATCAGGAAAACACAATAACTGGTCGCTATCAACCGATACGGGCGTGAATTTGTATTCTCCGGGTAAAAATCCAAAATCGAATCTTCAGTTTTTAACTTTTGTAATCAATACACTAAAAGCGGTTTACGACAATCAGGATTTGTTGCGTGCCAGTATTTTAACAGCATCAAACCAGCACCGTTTGGGAGCCAACGAAGCTCCTCCGTCAATTATTTCAGTTTTCCTCGGATCAGAAGTTTCTGCAATGTTGGATTTGATGGAAGAAGCGGTGGTTGACCGTAAAATGACTCCGGATGAAAAAACAGCATTAAAACTGAATATTGGTCGTATTCCGGAGATTATACTCGACAATACCGACCGAAACCGCACATCGCCATTCGCATTCACCGGAAACCGTTTTGAATTCCGCGCTGTTGGATCGATGGCAAACAACGCATCGGCATTAATTGTGCTAAACACAGCGGTGGCTGACCAGTTGAAGAAATTTAAAGCCGAAGTTGATTCGCACATTGAAAAGGGAGTTAAAAAAGATGAAGCGATCTTCCAGGTGCTAAAAACTTTGATCATCGATACCAAACCAATTCGTTTTAACGGAGATGGTTATAGCGATGACTGGGTAAAAGAAGCCGAGAAAAGAGGCTTAACAAATATTGGAAGCGTGCCGGAATCGCTGGCAGCTTATCTTCGCGAAGATTATATTGAGCTGTTTAAACGAAATGGTATTTTTAATAAATCCGAGCTTGAAGGCAGAGTAGAAGTTGAATACGAGAAATTCATTATGAAGGTTCAAATTGAATCGCGTGTTCTTGCTGATATTGCCATTAATCACATTGTGCCTACTGCAGTTGAGTATCAAACCATGTTGCTTGAAAATGTGAAGAACCTGAAAGAAGTATTTCCTGAAGATGAGTTTCAGTCGCTTGCCGGCGGCAGGTTAGAGCTGATAAGAGAAGTAGGAAGCCATATTTCAGCAATTAAAGCCAAACGCAAAGAAATGATTGCTGCCCGTGCCAAAGCCAATAAGGTGGAAGATGTAGTTGAAAGATCGAAAGAATACGATAAAGAAGTGCGTCCGTTTTTGGATGAAATTCGCGATCATATCGACAGGCTTGAACTTATTGTTGACAATGAAAAATGGCCTTTGCCAAAGTACCGCGAGCTGCTTTTTGTTCGATAA
- a CDS encoding glutamine synthetase family protein yields the protein MNKHDILAKIKEGDFTKIKFAVADIDGVLRGKYIHKNKFLNALENGLGFCDVIFGWDCADKCYDGIDITGWHTGYPDAKATIATETFRRIPWENDTPFFLGDFSQDAKYADSTCSRSLLKRIAIQSEEMGFKPLFSQEFEWFNFLGTPSEIANADYTDLHPITPGMFGYSILRTSLNQPYFNDLFDMLHQFDIPLEGMHTETGPGVMEATVIYDEILAAADKALLFKSAVKEIAYKHNFVATFMAKWNQDFPGCGGHIHQSLWDLDKKQNLFFNRGTEQQMSATMQHYIAGLLKCLPEILPMFAPNPNSYKRLSGGDWAPRTLTWGIDNRTCAVRAIPGSEKSTRIELRVPGSDTNAYLALSASLAAGLYGIKNKLTLETEAIKGNGYLETANGVLPDSLEKATKKMANSEIANELFGEAFVKHYTQTREWENRQMDESDPNRELKRYFEII from the coding sequence ATGAATAAGCACGATATACTGGCCAAAATAAAGGAAGGAGATTTCACAAAGATTAAGTTCGCCGTTGCTGATATTGACGGTGTTTTGCGGGGTAAATACATTCATAAAAACAAGTTTTTGAATGCGCTTGAAAACGGTCTGGGTTTTTGCGATGTTATTTTTGGTTGGGATTGTGCCGACAAGTGTTACGACGGTATTGATATTACCGGCTGGCATACCGGATACCCTGATGCAAAAGCAACTATTGCTACCGAAACTTTTCGCCGTATTCCGTGGGAAAATGATACTCCCTTTTTTTTAGGCGATTTTAGTCAAGATGCAAAATACGCCGACTCAACTTGCTCGCGAAGTTTATTAAAACGAATTGCCATACAAAGTGAAGAAATGGGATTTAAACCCCTATTTTCGCAAGAGTTTGAATGGTTTAATTTTTTGGGAACACCAAGCGAAATTGCTAATGCTGATTACACCGATTTGCACCCGATTACACCAGGAATGTTTGGTTATTCAATTTTAAGAACTTCGTTGAATCAGCCCTATTTTAACGACCTGTTCGATATGCTCCACCAGTTTGACATTCCGCTTGAAGGTATGCACACCGAAACCGGACCGGGAGTGATGGAAGCTACAGTAATTTACGACGAAATATTGGCGGCTGCCGATAAAGCGCTGTTATTTAAATCGGCAGTAAAAGAAATTGCTTACAAACATAATTTTGTGGCTACGTTTATGGCTAAATGGAACCAGGATTTTCCTGGCTGCGGTGGTCACATTCATCAAAGCCTGTGGGATTTGGACAAGAAGCAGAATCTATTTTTCAATCGCGGTACGGAGCAACAAATGAGTGCCACCATGCAACATTACATTGCCGGATTATTAAAATGTTTGCCCGAAATACTACCGATGTTTGCACCAAATCCAAACAGTTATAAACGTTTGAGTGGCGGCGACTGGGCACCACGCACGCTTACCTGGGGAATTGATAACCGAACATGTGCTGTTCGTGCCATTCCGGGAAGTGAAAAATCGACACGAATAGAACTGCGCGTGCCCGGATCGGACACCAACGCTTATCTCGCGCTCAGTGCTTCGCTGGCGGCCGGGCTTTACGGAATTAAAAATAAATTGACGCTGGAAACAGAAGCTATAAAGGGAAATGGCTACCTGGAAACCGCAAATGGAGTTCTTCCTGATTCGCTGGAAAAAGCAACAAAAAAAATGGCAAATTCGGAAATTGCCAATGAGCTGTTTGGTGAGGCTTTTGTAAAACACTATACACAAACACGCGAATGGGAAAATCGTCAAATGGATGAAAGCGATCCGAACCGGGAACTAAAACGGTATTTTGAAATAATTTAA
- a CDS encoding HAD-IIA family hydrolase translates to MRTKSFRSVVKNYRAVFFDAFGVLKNHSGLIEGVGNTFKYLDSKGIPYYVLTNDSSRSPEELSNWYQERGLTTITTDKILSSGMLAMEFFKTKLANGKAVAYLGTKASAHYLESAGQKTVPISEVNLEDLEHIKSFAFLDDEGFDWNKDIDKTINLLRHKNMTVIVANTDINYPVNKNDISVAVGGLADLVEQILGKKFIRFGKPDAQMFLLAYERAMQDVPNIKRNEILMVGDTLFTDIIGGNKFGLDTVLVLSGNTLPDNAKIKISSSGIIPTYVCDSAVIEL, encoded by the coding sequence ATGAGAACAAAAAGTTTTAGAAGCGTAGTGAAAAACTACCGGGCCGTGTTTTTTGATGCTTTTGGTGTATTAAAAAACCATTCGGGTTTGATAGAAGGAGTAGGAAATACTTTCAAGTATTTAGATTCGAAAGGAATTCCGTATTACGTATTAACCAACGATTCATCGCGAAGTCCAGAGGAGCTATCGAACTGGTATCAGGAAAGGGGACTCACCACCATAACTACCGATAAAATTTTATCATCGGGGATGCTTGCCATGGAATTTTTTAAAACCAAACTGGCCAACGGAAAGGCGGTGGCTTACCTCGGCACAAAAGCATCGGCACATTACCTGGAGTCGGCAGGGCAAAAAACGGTACCTATCAGCGAAGTAAACCTGGAAGACCTCGAACATATAAAATCGTTTGCCTTTCTGGACGATGAAGGATTTGACTGGAACAAGGACATTGATAAAACCATCAACCTGCTGCGCCACAAAAACATGACCGTAATTGTTGCGAATACCGACATTAATTACCCGGTAAATAAAAACGATATCTCGGTAGCCGTTGGTGGGCTGGCCGATCTGGTTGAACAAATTTTGGGGAAAAAATTTATTCGTTTCGGGAAACCCGATGCTCAAATGTTTTTGCTGGCCTACGAACGAGCAATGCAGGATGTACCCAACATTAAAAGAAATGAGATTTTAATGGTAGGCGACACGCTTTTTACCGATATTATTGGTGGAAACAAATTCGGATTGGACACCGTGCTGGTTCTATCCGGAAATACCCTACCCGATAATGCAAAAATAAAGATCAGCAGTTCGGGAATTATACCGACCTACGTTTGCGACTCAGCAGTTATTGAGTTGTGA
- a CDS encoding histidinol-phosphate transaminase codes for MLRKQIEIKRQLFNETSHSPSLIDIVGEEQLEEVVDFCFIENPYFPDENLLQKLQDKLPEVIKAYPSSNPKLAQQDLAAVVHVKPEYLVLGNGATELITIIQNNFVDEMGIPIPTFSEYIEKIQNLEKVKLFQLPADKQYQLDLDEYADWLLHEKLSSALIINPGNPTGQLISIEKITGFLNRMQHLKLVLVDESFIDFAGDEIPSLMPMVEHFQNLIIVRSMSKHCGVPGLRLGYCCTANQQYLKQIRNALPVWNINTLAEYFLTQLKYTDVEYHTARKHVISDVRELYDALGAISGYEVYPSNSNFILLKIKFEMSAYELQMKLLQDYGVYVRDCSNKIGLDEKHIRIASKGRDKDQLLIHALKEVVANL; via the coding sequence ATGTTAAGGAAACAAATTGAAATAAAACGTCAGCTGTTTAACGAAACTTCGCACTCGCCATCGTTAATTGATATTGTTGGCGAAGAGCAGTTGGAAGAAGTGGTGGATTTTTGTTTCATTGAAAATCCCTATTTCCCGGATGAAAACTTGCTTCAGAAACTGCAGGATAAACTGCCCGAGGTGATAAAAGCATATCCGTCGAGCAATCCGAAACTGGCGCAGCAGGATTTGGCGGCCGTTGTGCATGTAAAACCCGAATACCTTGTTTTAGGAAACGGCGCCACCGAACTGATAACGATTATTCAAAACAATTTTGTTGACGAGATGGGAATTCCCATTCCTACGTTTAGCGAATACATTGAGAAGATTCAGAACCTGGAAAAGGTAAAGCTGTTTCAACTTCCTGCGGACAAACAATATCAGCTTGATTTGGATGAATATGCCGACTGGTTGTTGCACGAAAAGCTGTCATCAGCACTAATTATTAATCCTGGAAATCCTACGGGGCAGTTAATTTCGATTGAAAAAATAACCGGCTTTTTAAACCGCATGCAGCATTTAAAACTGGTGTTGGTTGATGAGTCGTTTATTGATTTTGCGGGCGATGAAATTCCAAGCCTGATGCCCATGGTTGAGCATTTTCAGAACCTGATAATTGTGCGCAGTATGAGCAAACATTGTGGAGTGCCGGGTTTGCGTTTGGGATATTGTTGCACAGCCAATCAGCAGTACTTGAAACAAATAAGAAATGCTTTGCCCGTTTGGAATATCAATACACTAGCCGAGTACTTTTTAACACAGTTAAAATATACTGATGTTGAATACCACACTGCCCGCAAACATGTTATCTCCGATGTGCGCGAACTTTACGACGCATTGGGTGCTATTTCCGGCTACGAAGTTTACCCTTCGAACAGTAATTTTATTTTGCTGAAAATAAAATTTGAAATGAGTGCTTACGAGCTGCAAATGAAATTGCTGCAGGACTATGGTGTTTACGTGCGCGATTGTTCTAACAAAATCGGCCTCGACGAGAAACACATCCGAATTGCTTCAAAAGGAAGAGATAAAGATCAACTGCTAATTCATGCACTGAAAGAGGTGGTGGCGAATTTGTAA
- a CDS encoding glutamine synthetase beta-grasp domain-containing protein, which yields MKSKLEYIWLDGSVPTQQLRAKTRVADNFSGKLEDCPVWSFDGSSTNQAGGEASDLLLKPVFICPDPDRKNAYLVLTEVLNPDGSAHETNGRAHIEEEDEDFWFGFEQEYFLYDPQTRLPLGFPAGGFPEPQGPYYCGVGGSKAFGRAIVEEHFDLCLEAGLNVEGINAEVAAGQWEFQIFAKGAHDAGDQIWMARFLLERTAEKYGVDVEWHPKPLGKDLDWNGSGMHANFSNGLMRTCGDEKVFTAICEEFGKHIKEHIDVYGAYNDQRLTGLHETQAITEYSYGVSDRGASIRIPVGTVEDGWKGRLEDRRPASNGDPYKIGARIIKTVKAAKV from the coding sequence ATGAAATCAAAATTGGAATACATTTGGTTGGATGGTAGTGTGCCAACTCAACAATTAAGAGCAAAAACTCGTGTAGCTGATAACTTCAGCGGAAAATTGGAAGACTGCCCAGTGTGGTCATTCGACGGATCTTCTACTAATCAGGCTGGTGGCGAAGCCTCTGACCTTCTTTTGAAACCGGTATTTATCTGTCCTGATCCGGACCGTAAAAATGCCTATTTAGTTTTAACTGAAGTTTTAAATCCTGATGGTTCAGCACACGAAACTAACGGTCGTGCACACATCGAAGAAGAAGATGAAGACTTCTGGTTCGGTTTCGAGCAGGAATATTTCTTGTACGATCCACAAACTCGTCTTCCATTAGGTTTCCCTGCAGGAGGTTTCCCTGAGCCACAAGGACCTTACTATTGTGGTGTTGGTGGTTCTAAAGCTTTCGGTCGTGCAATTGTTGAAGAGCACTTCGACCTTTGTTTAGAAGCAGGTTTGAATGTTGAAGGTATCAACGCAGAGGTTGCTGCCGGACAGTGGGAATTCCAGATTTTTGCTAAAGGTGCACACGATGCAGGTGACCAAATTTGGATGGCTCGTTTTCTTTTGGAGCGTACTGCTGAAAAATATGGTGTTGATGTTGAGTGGCATCCAAAACCACTTGGAAAAGACCTTGACTGGAACGGTTCAGGTATGCACGCTAACTTCTCAAACGGATTGATGAGAACTTGTGGCGACGAAAAAGTATTTACTGCAATTTGCGAAGAATTCGGTAAACACATTAAAGAGCATATCGATGTTTACGGAGCATACAACGATCAGCGTTTGACCGGATTGCACGAAACTCAGGCCATTACTGAATATAGCTATGGTGTTTCTGACCGTGGTGCTTCAATCCGTATTCCTGTAGGAACTGTTGAAGATGGTTGGAAAGGTCGTTTGGAAGACCGTCGTCCTGCTTCAAACGGTGATCCATACAAAATTGGTGCTCGAATCATCAAAACGGTTAAAGCTGCAAAAGTTTAA